A part of Pelecanus crispus isolate bPelCri1 chromosome 22, bPelCri1.pri, whole genome shotgun sequence genomic DNA contains:
- the NECTIN4 gene encoding LOW QUALITY PROTEIN: nectin-4 (The sequence of the model RefSeq protein was modified relative to this genomic sequence to represent the inferred CDS: deleted 1 base in 1 codon) has translation MAPRGMRPGTPFLLLLLLLLLLLAATGCRSGVVEVERSVTAVLGQDVVLPCRYRAQEQEQVVQVTWLKRGAAGSSAEVAVLNQQHGEHVKEPYAGRVLRRASGALEDGAIILKNAVQGDEGDYECHLRTFPLGSFEGRLTLKVLVPPLPILNPGPPLEEGQGRTLAASCTAEGSPVPSVHWETEVRGTNATRRSAHARSASVTSEFFLVPGRSMNGKSLTCVVAHPGLRHEKRITHLLSVAYLSDASVLGHTAEWQEGMEGATLTCLGDGNPPPTFNWTRLNAPLPAGVRVKGDTLVFQRPLAAADAGDYVCRVSNRVAAKEARANVSIRSRAADNEVRKVDLVSASVVVVGVIAAVLLCVLVVVVVVMTLYHKRKTKRISEKYEEELTLTRENSIRRLHSSHSTDTRTQLEETLQLRAESRQGSLRGDSLRGDSLRGTSICSAMSEEPEGRSYSTLSTVREIETQTEVPAVPLLPAPAGKEPKEEEEDGGGRGDDPIKQAMTHFVQENGMLQAKPTTNGIYINGRGHLV, from the exons ATGGCCCCCCGCGGGATGCGGCCCGGGacgcccttcctcctcctcctcctcctcctcctcctcctcctcgccgccACCG GCTGCCGCTCGGGGGTGGTGGAGGTGGAGCGCAGCGTGACGGCGGTGCTGGGCCAGGACGTGGTGCTGCCGTGCCGGTACCgggcgcaggagcaggagcaggtggTGCAGGTGACCTGGCTGAAGCGGGGCGCGGCCGGGAGCAGCGCCGAGGTGGCCGTGCTCAACCAGCAGCACGGGGAGCACGTGAAGGAGCCCTACGCCGGGCGGGTGCTGCGGCGGGCGAGC GGGGCACTGGAGGACGGCGCCATCATCCTGAAGAACGCCGTGCAGGGGGACGAGGGCGACTACGAGTGCCACCTCAGGACCTTCCCCCTGGGCAGCTTCGAGGGGCGCCTCACCCTCAAGGTGCTGG TGCCGCCGCTGCCCATCCTGAACCCGGGGCCGCCGCTGGAGGAGGGGCAGGGCCGGACGCTGGCGGCCTCGTGCACGGCGGAGGGCAGCCCGGTGCCCTCGGTGCACTGGGAGACGGAGGTGCGAGGCACCAACGCCACGCGCCGCTCGGCGCACGCCCGCTCCGCCTCCGTCACCAGCGAGTTCTTCTTGGTGCCCGGGCGCAGCATGAACGGCAAGAGCCTGACCTGCGTGGTGGCCCACCCCGGCCTGCGCCATGAGAAGAGGATCACCCACCTGCTCAGCGTCGCCT ACCTGTCGGATGCCTCGGTGCTGGGGCACACGGCGGAGTGGCAGGAGGGCATGGAGGGGGCCACGCTGACCTGCCTGGGGGACGGCAACCCGCCCCCCACCTTCAACTGGACACG GCTGAacgccccgctgcccgccggcgtGCGGGTGAAGGGGGACACCCTCGTCTTCCAGcggcccctcgccgccgccgaCGCCGGGGACTACGTCTGCCGCGTCTCCAACCGCGTGGCCGCCAAGGAGGCGCGGGCCAACGTCAGCATCCGGAGCAGGGCGGCAG ACAACGAGGTGCGCAAGGTGGACCTGGTCTCGGCctcggtggtggtggtgggcgTCATCGCCGCCGTCCTGCTCTGCGTCCTCGTCGTCGTCGTCGTCGTCATGACCCTCTACCACAAGCGCAAGACCAAGCGCATCTCCGAGAAGTA cgAGGAGGAGCTGACGCTCACCCGGGAGAACTCCATCCGCCGCCTGCACTCCAGCCACAGCACCGACACGCGCACCCAG CTGGAGGAgacgctgcagctgcgtgcgGAGAGCCGGCAGGGCAGCCTGCGCGGGGACAGCCTGCGCGGGGACAGCCTGCGCGGCACCAGCATCTGCTCCGCCATG AGCGAAGAGCCCGAAGGTCGCAGCTACTCGACGCTCTCGACGGTGCGGGAGATCGAGACGCAGACGGAGGTGCCGGCGgtgccgctgctgcccgccccggcggggaaGGAGcccaaggaggaggaggaggatggcggCGGCAGGGGGGACGACCCCATCAAGCAGGCCATGACCCACTTCGTGCAGGAGAACGGGATGCTGCAGGCCAAGCCCACCACCAACGGCATCTACATCAACGGCCGCGGGCACCTGGTGTga
- the PEA15 gene encoding astrocytic phosphoprotein PEA-15 isoform X2, with the protein MAEYRSLLEELAQNITAEDLEQLKSACKEDIPSEENNLSYIEHIFEISRRPDLLTMVVQYRTQVLKISEEDEVDTKLTRIPSAKKYKDIIRQPSEEEIIKLAPPPKKA; encoded by the exons ATGGCCGAGTACCGCAGcttgctggaggagctggcGCAGAACATCACGGCCGAGGACCTGGAGCAGCTGAAGTCGGCCTGCAAGGAGGACATCCCCAGCGAGGAGA ACAACCTCTCGTACATCGAGCACATCTTCGAGATCTCGCGCCGCCCCGACCTGCTGACCATGGTGGTGCAGTACCGCACCCAGGTGCTCAAGATCTCCGAGGAGGACGAGGTGGACACCAAGCTCACCCGCATCCCCAGCGCCAAGAAGTACAAGG ACATCATCCGGCAGCCCTCCGAAGAGGAGATCATCAAACTGGCCCCCCCACCCAAGAAAGCCTGA
- the PEA15 gene encoding astrocytic phosphoprotein PEA-15 isoform X1, whose amino-acid sequence MAEYRSLLEELAQNITAEDLEQLKSACKEDIPSEESEAIATSHHWFAFLEKHSKLDRDNLSYIEHIFEISRRPDLLTMVVQYRTQVLKISEEDEVDTKLTRIPSAKKYKDIIRQPSEEEIIKLAPPPKKA is encoded by the exons ATGGCCGAGTACCGCAGcttgctggaggagctggcGCAGAACATCACGGCCGAGGACCTGGAGCAGCTGAAGTCGGCCTGCAAGGAGGACATCCCCAGCGAGGAGAGCGAGGCCATCGCCACCAGCCACCACTGGTTCGCCTTCCTGGAGAAGCACAGCAAGCTGGACAGAG ACAACCTCTCGTACATCGAGCACATCTTCGAGATCTCGCGCCGCCCCGACCTGCTGACCATGGTGGTGCAGTACCGCACCCAGGTGCTCAAGATCTCCGAGGAGGACGAGGTGGACACCAAGCTCACCCGCATCCCCAGCGCCAAGAAGTACAAGG ACATCATCCGGCAGCCCTCCGAAGAGGAGATCATCAAACTGGCCCCCCCACCCAAGAAAGCCTGA